The DNA sequence attttataaaaattaaacaattattCCCTCCAACTGATAACATTTTAGACTTTTCCCAATACTTAATGGCTAAAGTTAACAgagagactaattagtagagTTTCTAATGTCTTGGGAacgttttaatgtgtttttcaaaaccaagggaCTAACTAGACAGATTCCCTATACCACAAGGACTAACTAGTGAGATTCcctaatatatatatcattGAGTAATTTCCGCATTAATATTAATAGAAGGACCAGAAAGCTTaagtgaaataaaaaaattaggacCTCAAATGTCTTGTCACATGCATATGGGCTTTCTGCAGCAGCAACGCATATTCGAGCAACCTCTTCCCTTGATATTTTACCCTGCATATATCACAAAAATGGTTAAAGAGAACAGAGACCACACCAGTCATTTGTCCTAATACTGACTTTTGGAGAGAACCTCCTGCCAGTGCCTACAATATCATCCTACAAAGTGTACGCTGTatcaaaaaaatacaaaaaacaaATGCTAAAGTTCCATATAGTGCTATACTGTTATATTATCTCCTTGGTCAAAAATGAGATCTGCTCCAGCAGGCTCCTCAGTTAAAGCACAAGGCCTGACAATTGCATATGGCATGCCACTTTCACGTATCAAGTCTTCTCCCTGTCATAAAGCTAGTAAGTTGAAAAGAGAACTCATATCTATATATCTATATCTATCTATATAAATATTACTAAAGCAAAGCTATGAGAAAAGATTACCAAAAAGTTGTCAACTGTAGAGTTAATTTTTCTTCTACCGGacatttcaatattttcacGTCTTAAAAGTTACATAATAAGCTGTAATCCTTAGTAATGTTGACATAAAAAAATGGAAAACCCTCTAAGTTAGATCTCATTTAAATGTGCAAGTTTTTATTACAATAAGTGCATTTTTTTAACTACCCAATGTTTGATGTGAGCAATTTTCACCAAAACTATATATATTCACAACCTCTAATTTTTTGTACAACTTTGACATTttagattatataaaaataaaaaataaaaattggacACATTAAAATTGATCATTTAATGTTGATTTTTACCAAAAAACTAGTAGAACAGAAAATGTCTTCTCAAAATTAAAGGAGTTGAAGCAAAATAGTTGTTGGATTAGTGGGCTactgtgtttttcttttttctctaaaTTATTACTTCTTTTAAGGACTATGGACTGTGGCATCTGTCATTGCTTTATTCAACTAGGCTCCCACACCTGCCAATGTCTACTTATACTCTAATTTGTGCATCACAATTAGGCTTCAACGCTTTATTCTCCTCCTCCCTCAATTCACAGAATTTCACTCCTCATCTATAGTTCTTCTCACTATCTCCTCTACCTTCCTTGTATTCCTAAGTGAAACATGATTCTCTATAGAAAAAACATAATTCAAATGTACAATCACAGTCAAAAAGTAAGAATTTAATGCTACCTTTTTTATTACAATTCTCATATATAGTTCAATTACTTATGTATACTAGAGGTAGTGATATTTCTAAATCATTCTAATTGCTTAGTGTTTTTAACATACTTCTCCGTTACTTAGAGTTTAGCAATTATTATTTCTTTGTTTAAAGAAGTAAATGGAATAAATACACTtggaaaaattataagaattggtagatatgaatttaaaaatatttgttaaGCAGTGCTATATTTACTAGCTATAGTTCTCATTCTCACAAATATAGGCATTAAGTCCATAGGTTTGAAATTCCTTACAATACTctttgttttaatttaaattgtatatgttttaattttaatttatttaaaattttgggtTATTCTGaaatattatgaatttttatgTTCCAATAACATTTTATGCATGCCATAAAATGTTCAGCCTGATGTGTGGGCTTTCCACTAGTTTCTAACAAGCTTAACCTCACAAGCTAACACATCAAATTTTTAGAAGCTTTCTATCTTTTTCATTAATATTGAGCCTTCTGCTTTTATCCTTACAGCTCCGTCAATTTGGTAAAAGGCTTAACCTAATGAACCATGTAATATCAGTAGTTGGTTCAGTGAACAAGTTAGAGATCAGAAATCCAGTACTTCAAAAACAGCAGTAAGTCCCAAATAAATATACTATTAAACTACTAGGCAATGTTGATATAATGGAATTCGTAGATTAACATTAACAGCTCAATACAATAGCTTATACAGAAATAATAACCAACCTTCAACTTGAAAGTTAGGATAAAACCCAATTCCTTGTTCAAGCGTACAGCAGGAGGTTGTTTACTGAGATCAAGGCCCGGCCTATCAGGTCGGGTTACGCCTGCAGAGCTCACATGCACAAACCTATAATGGACAAATCAAAACCAAAACTAAAATTTTCAGCAGATTGATTGAAGTCAGGAAGTTAAaccaacaaaaaaataaaataaatgttaaaCCTGGGAGTTATAGGATCATTTATATAGGCCCTGATGCTTGATAATGGAAGCTGAAATGGACCCTCCACAAAAGTTGGATTCAGCTTTCCATCATACTcaaacttgctgaacatgagCTGAAAATATATTTGGTTaatttaccaaaaaaaaaaaaagcaagaagCTAATGACACAGAAAATGAACAATCTTGAGCAGATATGACGTGCCTGCAGTGATACAATATTGCTTTGATCAAATGGAGGAGCATCTGAAACAGTCCGAGCTCGAAAAATTGGCCTCAAAGAAGAAAATGGCAGGCGTATCTGGTAAAAGGAAGTTCCACTTTAGAACATAATTCTATAACACAGGCACAGCCAATCAAAAGAAGGTTATGATCTGACTTACTGATTGCCATCCTTCAACAGTGTCAAAGCTTGCTGTATAACCAACAGTGTCCCAATCACTGCTGGTACGAACAATAAGTTTATACCTTCGACCATCACCTTTAAGGCACAGTTCCAAACCATCATATGCAGAAAGGTCCTCAGGTGTTGAAAAATTCTGAAAAGAAATTAATGTGAATTTAGTTGACTTAGTTATATAAGACTTGCCTCATACAGCCAAACTTCTAACATTTGTCACTTTCATAAATAGTTAAGACTAATTTCTAAAAGTTTTACTATTGCACCCATGAAACTGCTGCAACcctaaaaatacttttattgaCTAAATCCAGTATCATATAATGTCCTTCCACCTCATGCAACAAGTATGTTGTTATGGATGCTTTTATAGGCAGAGCTTATCGACGGCGTTATCAGAAGGCTGCTGCAGCTGTTGAACATGATATTGGCTAGCAGGATTTAGTTTGTTTTTTCTTGTTGAGATTGGATTGTTATCTTCagtttatatttcaaaattctAGTTAGGAAGTatctttgaatttcaaatttggatTTAATCTGGATGTAGCTTTTCCTATATAAGGCATTGATTATTTGGAATAAAGCATTCAGAAAAATTATCACCAACTCATGAGATTCGAAAATTCTCGACAATGAGTTCTCATTTTTTAATTCACAATAGGTTCCTCAAGGAAGAGCCGAAACCCTAGCAAAAGAAAGGGAGTCTGGCGTGAGGAGGACTTCCCAATTCATAGACCCGTGACAAGATCCTATACTCGGGCCCTTAAGTGGACTAATGGTTGAAGCACAGGACTTGCTATCTGATATGATGTAAATCAACTAACTATTCTGAAAGAGTATGATTTTCAAAATCAAGCCCCCACTACCAGATTTCAAAACCATGAAGCATGAAGAAATTTAATGACATGAAGCTCAAGACGAGGAATACAAAGGTGAATACttggaaaataaattaaagtccCTCAGCCAAACTAATAAAAAGCTCTATAAATGTTAAGGAAATATGTAAACTTACTTCTGCAGACTTTCAAGAATGTCATAACTCACCAGAAACCATATAAATTGGGTTCAAAAGATAGGCTTACTGGGCCCAGTTTAAATACTATGATAgtcagtaattttattttattttattttttttaagaaaagagTGTTAACGGACAACCATCACTAAGCAAATTATGAATAATAAGAGTGCAGGTTTTTGGCAAACAGCAAACCATGTCTCTCACACAAGAAAATTGACAAATCAAGCTAAAATACTGCACCTTACCCTAGTTCTGATACTAGTGAAGCCACCATTATTTGCAGTGGAAACAACACCTGACAagataaaaacatgcaaaagaggacATAAACAGATAGTAAATTTGATTACTGAAATGACTTGGGCAAATGAGTTTAATTGAAACAAACCTCTGAAAATCCCAGTTGGTCCACCATTTTCTCCTCCATTTGTGTCAATTTGAAAATTACTTTCACTAACACCTCCCATTACAACATCATCTAAAGCACCCCAAGGTAGATCTTTAAAACTATTGTCTGCAAAATGCAAGTTGGAGAAAGAATGGAGACCATTGATAATTACAACCTGTTGTATTGCATttgtaaaaatcaaaataaacaaaggaCATTTCAAAGATTCAGAGCATCATGATGCTTAGTCACTTGAGGGAAACTAGAACAAAATCTATTGGCTGCAATTAAAAATGACAACTTTTCAAGTTTAATTGAGTGCTGAGAATCATTCTAAGTCATTATCACTAATCAAATAAATTGTCAGATAAATGTTacagaaaaataattttctaagcATGCATTGctgtttatataattataagcaTGTTAGTATAATATACTAGCTAATGCAGGTCTGGTTAGTACCTTCACATCCAAATAACAGTTTCCCGCCTCGAAGTCCAACACTTCCCTTAACAGCGTTAATCAAATTCTCCATCCCAACATACTCCACCATTTCAGGTGAATCCCCTTTGATCTGCTTTCATCAATCAAATAAAGCTTCACATTTATCAACAACCAAATATTTGATGCCTCCAACAAAAATGGGAAAAGCAAAGGAAGTTCTGAAAACAGGAAAGATAAATTTAATGGAAAAGACAAAAGACTGACAATCATTTCAGTACCTCTGGTTCAAAGAACTTGATTCCCTGTACATCATCAAGTAAAAGTCAGGTGCCCTATGTAGAAAGGAATACATTCATAAAATGCTGAAAAATGCACAGCAGATTGACAAATATTCTGGTAGAGATTCATGAATAGTCCTGCTCTATGATGACAAGAAAAAACTGTAAACATTATTCATGAGAGTGGTGTTTGAATCATACTTGGCTGTATTTTGCCCTTTCAGGAGTATCACCTTCCTTGGGACCAACAATGACAGAAGCAGCATTAAAAACTTTCTTGACCCCTTTGAAATACTCAGGGACCAATGTGCTTTCCTTAGTGATATCTCCAACTatctaaaagtaaaaaattaaaaagtggaGTGACAAATTAAAAGCATGAAATTGATACAAGGTTAGATTTGTATAGAGTATTTCAGTCATTCGTAATTATATAGTGGAAATACTCTGAATTGAACCAGCTTAATGAACCAATCATCTTCCACtaccaagaaaagaaaaatgataaCATTCCATGCACAATCACTTCAACATGAAATTAGCAGTTTCCCAATGAACATAATTACAACTTTATGAATTTGTTAcacaaattattttgaaaaatttgcaaagttaataaaattaatagatatttaaGGGTATAAATAAAGCTAAGATGTGCAACTAAATTATATgcaaaaaatacattaaataaagACATTAACACTATCATTCTTTAACACCATAAGCATTAAGCAATATAAAACTAAAAGAATAATGCAAATGGTAAAGACATTAAATCTTCAATACTTGATGACATTAACTCAAGAAGTCAAAAGATTTGTCAAAAATGAGGGAGAAACAGAAAAGGAATCCTATAAACTTTAACGATATGGGACAATTGTTATTCAAAACCATGCATAGAACCAAAGACCATATCCTAAAGCAACTTTGGATGAGAATGCAAGCTTCATCCACTAGAAAACTTTTATAGTGtgtgtaataaatataattgcaATTATTGAGTT is a window from the Manihot esculenta cultivar AM560-2 chromosome 16, M.esculenta_v8, whole genome shotgun sequence genome containing:
- the LOC110603723 gene encoding uncharacterized protein LOC110603723 isoform X3; its protein translation is MECCYSFKQSSPYPSSFILNLQGSSSSIVGKLSRHSPCLLSSPLSKPFLQINDRLQYQKKSTFFTWKTYRGPVVAETGRQGWDFGRFIKTLYFFNGPPSPAKFFELLVGRLSSQSSSEPKSAMDSSGIVLVVGATGGVGKRIVDILRKKGQQVRVLVRNEEKARKMLGSDIDLIVGDITKESTLVPEYFKGVKKVFNAASVIVGPKEGDTPERAKYSQGIKFFEPEIKGDSPEMVEYVGMENLINAVKGSVGLRGGKLLFGCEDNSFKDLPWGALDDVVMGGVSESNFQIDTNGGENGGPTGIFRGVVSTANNGGFTSIRTRNFSTPEDLSAYDGLELCLKGDGRRYKLIVRTSSDWDTVGYTASFDTVEGWQSIRLPFSSLRPIFRARTVSDAPPFDQSNIVSLQLMFSKFEYDGKLNPTFVEGPFQLPLSSIRAYINDPITPRFVHVSSAGVTRPDRPGLDLSKQPPAVRLNKELGFILTFKLKGKISREEVARICVAAAESPYACDKTFEVKSVIPFSEPFTVDPENPPPEKDYNEYFKTLKDGITGKEYLERSPVPV
- the LOC110603723 gene encoding protein HIGH CHLOROPHYLL FLUORESCENCE PHENOTYPE 173, chloroplastic isoform X1, whose protein sequence is MECCYSFKQSSPYPSSFILNLQGSSSSIVGKLSRHSPCLLSSPLSKPFLQINDRLQYQKKSTFFTWKTYRGPVVAETGRQGWDFGRFIKTLYFFNGPPSPAKFFELLVGRLSSQSSSEPKSAMDSSGIVLVVGATGGVGKRIVDILRKKGQQVRVLVRNEEKARKMLGSDIDLIVGDITKESTLVPEYFKGVKKVFNAASVIVGPKEGDTPERAKYSQGIKFFEPEIKGDSPEMVEYVGMENLINAVKGSVGLRGGKLLFGCEDNSFKDLPWGALDDVVMGGVSESNFQIDTNGGENGGPTGIFRGVVSTANNGGFTSIRTRNFSTPEDLSAYDGLELCLKGDGRRYKLIVRTSSDWDTVGYTASFDTVEGWQSIRLPFSSLRPIFRARTVSDAPPFDQSNIVSLQLMFSKFEYDGKLNPTFVEGPFQLPLSSIRAYINDPITPRFVHVSSAGVTRPDRPGLDLSKQPPAVRLNKELGFILTFKLKGEDLIRESGMPYAIVRPCALTEEPAGADLIFDQGDNITGKISREEVARICVAAAESPYACDKTFEVKSVIPFSEPFTVDPENPPPEKDYNEYFKTLKDGITGKEYLERSPVPV
- the LOC110603723 gene encoding protein HIGH CHLOROPHYLL FLUORESCENCE PHENOTYPE 173, chloroplastic isoform X2, producing the protein MECCYSFKQSSPYPSSFILNLQGSSSSIVGKLSRHSPCLLSSPLSKPFLQINDRLQYQKKSTFFTWKTYRGPVVAETGRQGWDFGRFIKTLYFFNGPPSPAKFFELLVGRLSSQSSSEPKSAMDSSGIVLVVGATGGVGKRIVDILRKKGQQVRNEEKARKMLGSDIDLIVGDITKESTLVPEYFKGVKKVFNAASVIVGPKEGDTPERAKYSQGIKFFEPEIKGDSPEMVEYVGMENLINAVKGSVGLRGGKLLFGCEDNSFKDLPWGALDDVVMGGVSESNFQIDTNGGENGGPTGIFRGVVSTANNGGFTSIRTRNFSTPEDLSAYDGLELCLKGDGRRYKLIVRTSSDWDTVGYTASFDTVEGWQSIRLPFSSLRPIFRARTVSDAPPFDQSNIVSLQLMFSKFEYDGKLNPTFVEGPFQLPLSSIRAYINDPITPRFVHVSSAGVTRPDRPGLDLSKQPPAVRLNKELGFILTFKLKGEDLIRESGMPYAIVRPCALTEEPAGADLIFDQGDNITGKISREEVARICVAAAESPYACDKTFEVKSVIPFSEPFTVDPENPPPEKDYNEYFKTLKDGITGKEYLERSPVPV